A genomic stretch from Lathyrus oleraceus cultivar Zhongwan6 chromosome 2, CAAS_Psat_ZW6_1.0, whole genome shotgun sequence includes:
- the LOC127122277 gene encoding uncharacterized protein LOC127122277, translating to MESLFGFHETLELVNNDVLEFAQNENDAQRTVHKDAEKKDSKAAFCIQYAVDTVNFDWISHAESEKEAWDILVKYYEGGEKVKVVKLQTLQRKYELLQMGEDEKISGYVLKEKARKVYKFHKALYGFKQTPRAWNKKIDRYLVELGFLKCRSKYGVYVYVMSQDIIIIFLYVDDLLVPT from the exons ATGGAATCATTGTTTGGTTTTCATGAAACCCTAGAATTGGTTAATAATGATGTTCTCGAGTTTGCTCAAAATGAAAACGATGCTCAGAGAACTGTTCATAAGGATGCAGAGAAGAAAGATTCCAAGGCTGCATTTTGTATTCAATATGCAGTAGACACAGTGAATTTTGATTGGATTTCTCATGCTGAATCGGAGAAGGAGGCATGGGATATTCTTGTCAAATATTATGAAGGTGGTGAGAAGGTTAAAGTTGTCAAGTTGCAGACACTGCAAAGGAAATATGAGTTACTGCAgatgggagaagatgaaaagatttCAGGCTATGTCTTGAAG GAAAAAGCAAGGAAAGTGTACAAGTTTCACAAAGCCCTTTATGGTTTCAAACAGACACCTAGGGCATGGAACAAGAAGATCGACCGATACTTAGTAGAATTGGGATTCCTCAAATGTAGGTCTAAATATggtgtatatgtatatgtcatgTCACAAGATATAATCATCATCTTCTTATATGTCGATGACTTGCTAGTCCCAACATGA